A segment of the Acidobacteriota bacterium genome:
CCGTGCGCGCCGTGATCGGAGAACTTCACCCGGCCGGCGATCTTCGCGAACAGCGTGTCGTCCTTGCCGCGCCCGACGTTCAGCCCGGGACGAAAGCGGCGACCACGCTGCCGCACGAGGATGGACCCGCCGGTGACGACGTTGCCGTCGAAGCGCTTGACGCCCAGGCGCTGGGAGTTGCTGTCCCGGCCGTTGCGCGAACTGCCTTGCCCTTTCTTGTGTGCCATGACTGGAACTCGCGCGGCGCTCGGCCGCGATCAAACGTTGATCGACTTCACGCGCACGCGCGTGAGCAGGGTGCGGTGACCCTGCGTCTTGCGATACTGCTTCCGGCGCTTCATCTTGAACACGCGGATCTTCTTGCCCTTCGACTGGGCTTCGACGACCCCGGTGACCGATGCGCCGGTCACGTAGGGTGTGCCGGTCATCACGTCGCCCGCATCGGTCTCGACGAGCAGCACCCGATCGAACGTGATCTCCGCGCCGGGTTCGGCCTCGAGCCGGTCCACGACGACCAGGATGCCTGGCTCCACCTTCTCCTGCCGACCGCCAGCTTCAACGATTGCGAACATGTCAGAAGACTCCACCGAGCGGCCGGAGCTGCGCCCTGGCGCCAGCACTCGCCCGTATTGAACCTACAAGACTAGCATTTGGGCAGGGCAAAGGGCAAAGGGCAGAGGGCAAAGGAAAGAGGGAAAAGGGAACAGGGGACAGGGGCGGGCAGCGGGGACAGGGGCAGACAGCGGGGACAGGGCGGGCAGCGGGGACAGGGGCGGACAGAGGGGACAGGGGGGCGGACAGAGAAAACAGGGGGCGGGCAGCGGGAAGAGGGGCGGGCTAGACGGAAGAAGAGCAGGGCCGCGCGGTGCCTACTTCAGGAGCGTCCGCGTGCCTTTGATCTTCTGCGAGCTCAAGGTGTTGAGGAACGACGGCAGCAGCTTGTCCATCATCTCGAAGTAGGACGACAGCGCCGGCGTGTTCTGACCGGAGGCGTAGAGCGCTTCCTCGTGATAGGTCTCCGAGTACAGCTCCTTGCCGGTGCGTCCGTCGATGAACACGAACTTCGGCGTGAGCGCGTAGCCCTTGAGGTCGCTGTACTCCATCACCGACCGATAGGATTCCTGCCCCGACTGCGGATCGACGAACGCCTGCGGCTTCGTGACCATCCCGCTCTTGGAGACTTCCGCGAAGAGCACCGAGCCCGTGACGATGAGCGGGCCGTCGTAGTCGGCGGCGACCTGCTTCCAGAAACCCTCGTCCGAGAAGATCTGCTCGTAGTCCTTGATCTCGGCGTCGTTGAGGACCTTCGGTTCGGCGCTCGGCCGGGCCGCGGGCGTGCCGCGGCGCCGATCGACCTCTTCGACGAGCGACAGCACGTCGGCGTCGATGACGCGAAGGTCCTGCTTGTTCCGCAGTTGACTCCGCAGCAGCCGCGCGGTCTCGGTGTTCGGATCGATCGCGCGCGCGCCGCCGCTGAGGAAGCCGGCGACCAGCACGCGCTGGAACTTCGACACGTCGATCTTCGCCTGCACCGGAATCTCGACCGGCACGTCGTAGAACTTCAGGCAGCCGGACGCCGCCAGGCCGCAGACGAGGCTACTTATCGCGACGACGGTTCTGGCGGTCATAGATCTCGCGGAACAGGTCGTAGTTGGATCGGACGAACGTATTGCCGGGATCGAGCTCCAGCGCCTTCTCGTACGCCTTCCGCGCGTCGTCGAATCGACCGAGCTGCTCGCGGCCGATGCCCAGGTTGTTCCAGGCTGCCGCGTAGCTCGGATCGAGCTCCACGGCCTGCTCCCATCGCGTCGTGGCTTCACGCCACAGGCCGCGCTGCGCGACGGCGATACCGAAGTCCACCTGCGCCTGCGCCTCCGATCGCTTGTCGGCGGCGGCCGGCGCGGCGAGCGCGAGAAGCACCACGGGAATCAACCAGAACCGCATGGACTCGCTCCCACCCCACTATAACCCGTCGCCCGCGCGGGTTGCCGGGCGCCGGCGTAGAAAAATCTGCGACGGAATTCCGCCGGTGGCATTGCACATTTCGTCAATCCCCGCACCTAAGACGGCGAACGGGCGGGGATGGACTGGCATGTCGGCTGCAGGACCCGCGCCCGTGACTTCGCCGGCGACCATCCCGCCAGCCGCCCGGGCGTTCGTCGAGGC
Coding sequences within it:
- the rpmA gene encoding 50S ribosomal protein L27 → MAHKKGQGSSRNGRDSNSQRLGVKRFDGNVVTGGSILVRQRGRRFRPGLNVGRGKDDTLFAKIAGRVKFSDHGAHGRVISIEPIEKA
- the rplU gene encoding 50S ribosomal protein L21 — encoded protein: MFAIVEAGGRQEKVEPGILVVVDRLEAEPGAEITFDRVLLVETDAGDVMTGTPYVTGASVTGVVEAQSKGKKIRVFKMKRRKQYRKTQGHRTLLTRVRVKSINV
- a CDS encoding tetratricopeptide repeat protein, with product MRFWLIPVVLLALAAPAAADKRSEAQAQVDFGIAVAQRGLWREATTRWEQAVELDPSYAAAWNNLGIGREQLGRFDDARKAYEKALELDPGNTFVRSNYDLFREIYDRQNRRRDK